A region of Roseobacter litoralis Och 149 DNA encodes the following proteins:
- a CDS encoding efflux RND transporter permease subunit, protein METLTFRHPRLVALIILVLVSAGLSSFLSLGRQEDPTITNLFATITTPFPGADPARVETLVTAEIEEELREIAEVDVIESVSRSGVSVVSVELLQTLDEATIEQVWSEARDAVEDARRTFPAGVEASEFNAEGISAYSAVVAVTSDHDGVPASILHDHAEALADRLRTIPSTRAVDLFGEPEDEIRVEVDPQQAVALGLTASDISARIAAADGKVQAGRLQNRDVDLTINISGEIETLDRLGSVVLRENEGGASVVLSDIAQIKRTVADPPEELALALGRPAVLVGVLAQDGVQIDRWMSFVREELQSGQNALPHGITETLMFDQSTYTADRLAEVGMNMAIGVSLVVAVLFVTLGVRAAAIVAVVLPVVSLATLASMNFLGLPIHQMSVTGLIVALGLLVDAAIVMVDEVRQRLARGMERIDAVGDATRRLAAPLLASTVTTALSFTPMILLPGPAGDFVGAIAIAVVLMLIWSLFVAVTVTPALAGRFMKRGTGSGLSIPVLGRAFQKTIQWSVTHPIKSIALALILPAMGFGAFPTLTAQFFPGVERDQFYIEVEMPPGTAISETAKVAGAIDARLAAEQDIDRVYWSIGKSGPAFYYNITSGRSSEPGYAQAMVKTTDAYAAERLVPALQQALNRAHPKARIIVRDLVQGPPVAAPVEIRLVGPDLDVLRALGDQARALMVDLPLVTQVRSGVTGGAPQLRFEIDETAARLLGLNITDIAAQLQAALVGVTGGSMVEGTDQMPIRVRLTDAVQGEISAMADLPILMPNAAELSAQGLYPAVPLSELARPVVEAAESVITRRNGERVNTVQAYIVPGVLPEEALQSVLASLEAAGFETPAGYRIELGGDSDARSDTIGNLLASVGLIVTLTIATIALTFNSFRLTAVALIVCVLSAGLSMLALAVMQFPFGINAIIGVIGSIGVSINAAIIILTGLKGNARAAMGDTDAMAQVVTGSSRHIISTTITTFGGFLPLILAGGGFWPPFAVAIAGGVLLSAVVSFYFVPPMFALIYAPRPKTQDASRNSAPTGASIRVAAE, encoded by the coding sequence GTGGAAACGCTGACCTTTCGCCACCCCCGGCTTGTCGCACTGATCATTCTGGTCCTTGTCTCGGCTGGATTGTCTTCGTTCCTGTCGCTGGGCCGTCAGGAAGACCCGACCATCACCAACCTCTTTGCGACGATCACGACCCCCTTTCCCGGCGCCGACCCCGCGCGCGTTGAAACATTGGTCACGGCGGAAATCGAAGAAGAGTTACGTGAGATTGCCGAAGTGGATGTGATCGAATCCGTGTCACGATCCGGAGTTTCGGTTGTCTCTGTTGAGTTGTTGCAAACGCTTGATGAGGCCACGATCGAACAGGTCTGGTCCGAGGCGCGGGATGCGGTTGAGGACGCCCGCCGCACTTTTCCTGCCGGTGTCGAAGCCTCAGAATTCAACGCCGAAGGCATCTCCGCCTATTCTGCCGTTGTCGCAGTTACGTCGGATCATGATGGCGTGCCCGCCTCGATCCTGCACGATCATGCAGAGGCGCTCGCGGACCGGCTGCGCACGATCCCCTCGACGCGTGCCGTCGATCTATTTGGCGAACCGGAGGACGAAATCCGCGTTGAGGTTGACCCCCAGCAGGCCGTTGCACTGGGTCTGACCGCATCGGATATCTCAGCACGTATCGCCGCCGCCGATGGCAAGGTGCAGGCGGGGCGGTTGCAGAACAGGGACGTTGATCTGACCATCAACATCTCGGGCGAGATCGAAACGCTGGACCGGCTCGGCTCTGTCGTTTTGCGCGAAAACGAGGGCGGTGCGAGCGTGGTGCTCTCCGACATTGCGCAGATCAAACGCACCGTGGCCGACCCGCCGGAAGAACTGGCACTGGCCTTGGGGCGACCGGCGGTGCTGGTGGGCGTTTTGGCGCAGGATGGCGTGCAGATTGACCGCTGGATGTCTTTCGTGCGCGAAGAATTGCAAAGCGGTCAAAACGCCCTGCCCCATGGCATCACCGAAACACTGATGTTTGACCAAAGCACCTATACCGCGGATCGGCTGGCCGAGGTCGGCATGAATATGGCCATCGGCGTCTCTCTCGTTGTGGCCGTGTTGTTTGTGACGCTGGGTGTGCGGGCGGCGGCAATTGTGGCCGTGGTCTTGCCCGTTGTGTCTCTGGCGACGCTGGCCAGCATGAACTTTCTCGGCCTGCCGATCCACCAGATGTCCGTCACCGGGTTGATCGTGGCACTTGGTCTTTTGGTGGACGCCGCAATCGTGATGGTCGACGAAGTGCGCCAGCGCCTCGCCCGCGGGATGGAACGCATAGATGCGGTCGGTGACGCCACGCGCCGGTTGGCGGCACCGCTGCTGGCATCGACCGTCACGACCGCGCTGTCCTTCACGCCGATGATCCTGCTGCCGGGGCCTGCGGGTGATTTCGTTGGCGCCATCGCGATTGCCGTGGTGTTGATGTTGATCTGGTCGCTGTTCGTGGCCGTGACCGTCACGCCCGCACTCGCCGGACGTTTCATGAAGCGCGGTACGGGCAGTGGCCTGTCCATCCCCGTGCTGGGCCGCGCGTTTCAAAAGACCATTCAATGGTCCGTCACCCACCCGATAAAATCCATTGCGCTGGCCCTGATCCTGCCAGCCATGGGCTTCGGCGCTTTCCCGACGCTGACCGCGCAATTCTTTCCCGGCGTTGAGAGGGATCAGTTTTACATCGAAGTGGAAATGCCCCCCGGCACGGCCATCTCTGAAACAGCCAAAGTGGCCGGGGCGATTGATGCGCGTCTTGCGGCGGAACAAGACATCGATCGCGTCTACTGGTCGATCGGAAAATCCGGCCCGGCATTTTACTATAACATCACCAGTGGCCGCTCATCAGAGCCCGGATATGCGCAGGCCATGGTCAAAACCACAGACGCCTACGCCGCTGAACGGTTGGTGCCAGCGTTGCAACAGGCCCTGAACCGCGCGCACCCCAAGGCGCGCATCATCGTGCGCGACCTGGTTCAAGGCCCCCCCGTTGCCGCCCCGGTTGAAATCCGGCTGGTCGGCCCGGATCTTGATGTGTTGCGCGCTTTGGGCGATCAGGCCCGCGCCCTGATGGTGGATCTGCCCCTTGTGACACAGGTCCGCTCCGGCGTGACGGGCGGTGCGCCGCAACTGCGCTTTGAGATTGATGAGACCGCTGCGCGGCTGCTGGGGCTGAATATCACCGATATTGCAGCACAACTTCAGGCCGCTTTGGTTGGTGTGACGGGCGGCAGCATGGTCGAAGGCACCGACCAAATGCCGATCCGCGTCCGTCTCACTGACGCGGTGCAGGGCGAAATATCCGCCATGGCAGACCTGCCGATCCTGATGCCGAATGCGGCTGAGCTTTCCGCGCAGGGACTTTACCCTGCGGTACCGCTGTCAGAACTGGCCCGCCCTGTGGTTGAGGCGGCAGAAAGCGTCATAACCCGGCGCAACGGGGAACGCGTCAACACCGTGCAGGCCTATATCGTGCCCGGCGTCTTGCCCGAAGAGGCGCTGCAATCCGTGCTCGCCTCGCTTGAGGCTGCGGGGTTCGAAACCCCCGCCGGCTACCGCATCGAACTGGGCGGCGATTCCGATGCGCGGTCAGATACGATTGGCAACTTGCTCGCCTCTGTCGGGCTGATTGTGACGCTGACCATTGCCACGATTGCGCTGACGTTCAATTCGTTCCGCCTGACCGCAGTGGCCCTGATCGTGTGCGTCTTGTCTGCCGGATTGTCGATGCTGGCCCTTGCCGTGATGCAATTTCCCTTTGGCATCAATGCGATCATCGGCGTGATCGGGTCTATCGGTGTGTCGATCAATGCCGCGATCATAATCCTCACGGGCCTCAAGGGGAATGCACGCGCCGCGATGGGCGATACCGACGCCATGGCGCAGGTCGTCACCGGGTCCAGTCGGCACATCATCTCGACGACCATCACGACCTTTGGCGGGTTTTTACCGCTGATCCTTGCAGGCGGCGGGTTCTGGCCACCTTTTGCCGTGGCGATTGCCGGGGGCGTTCTGCTGTCCGCCGTTGTTTCGTTCTACTTCGTGCCACCGATGTTTGCCTTGATCTACGCACCCCGCCCAAAAACGCAGGACGCCAGCCGCAACAGCGCGCCAACAGGTGCATCGATCAGGGTTGCAGCCGAGTAA
- a CDS encoding efflux RND transporter periplasmic adaptor subunit, with translation MARTTKQTWTMKVLNLMTRMILTVSVIGIAGIAVVMGVGLLSDRAGAVPEPDAALPLPVQVQTIDMKQGYTTPRRFTGQIEARADVSLSFELGGRIVSLSVDEGDSIAAGQEIARLDTDLLDAEATRLSASRGAVAAQLSSAEARLTRAVELQRQGFTSQAGLDDALAARDELTSRIAETDAALKSVQINLEKSVIYAPFDGQVGAQNVDAAETIQAGQPIVRLMETSAPELRVGLPLDIAADELRSVEVSFGEQILPAYLSRIRPDIDPVTRTRTALFALEGPGNMLFGQSASLVLRSEISAQGAWVPVDALQSGEGSVWTLMLVVEDKLAPAAVEILHIEDQRAFVRGTFEQGSVFVTTGAHRVVPGQTVSILAQKG, from the coding sequence ATGGCCCGTACAACAAAACAGACGTGGACGATGAAGGTGCTGAATTTAATGACGCGCATGATCCTGACCGTCAGTGTCATTGGTATTGCAGGCATTGCCGTCGTTATGGGCGTCGGCCTGTTGAGCGACCGAGCGGGCGCTGTGCCGGAACCGGACGCCGCGCTCCCCCTGCCCGTTCAGGTTCAAACAATCGACATGAAACAGGGCTATACTACGCCACGTCGCTTTACGGGGCAGATCGAAGCGCGCGCAGATGTGTCCCTGTCCTTTGAGCTTGGCGGACGCATCGTCAGCCTGTCGGTCGATGAGGGCGACAGTATCGCAGCGGGGCAGGAAATTGCCCGTCTTGATACGGATCTGCTTGATGCTGAGGCGACGCGGCTCAGCGCGTCCCGTGGGGCGGTTGCCGCGCAATTGAGTTCGGCAGAGGCCCGTTTGACACGCGCCGTTGAACTGCAAAGACAGGGTTTCACCAGTCAGGCCGGGCTCGATGATGCATTGGCCGCGCGCGATGAGCTGACCAGCCGCATCGCCGAGACTGATGCCGCACTGAAATCGGTGCAGATCAATCTTGAGAAATCAGTGATCTATGCGCCCTTCGATGGGCAGGTCGGGGCACAAAACGTGGACGCTGCCGAGACGATTCAGGCCGGTCAACCTATTGTCCGATTGATGGAAACCTCCGCCCCTGAACTGCGGGTCGGCCTGCCCCTCGACATCGCGGCGGATGAACTCAGATCAGTGGAAGTATCCTTTGGAGAGCAGATTCTGCCCGCATATTTATCGCGTATCCGGCCTGACATTGATCCTGTAACGAGGACACGCACCGCGTTGTTTGCGCTGGAGGGGCCGGGCAATATGCTGTTCGGGCAAAGCGCGTCGCTGGTTTTGCGATCAGAGATCTCGGCGCAAGGCGCATGGGTGCCTGTCGATGCGCTGCAATCCGGTGAGGGCAGCGTTTGGACACTGATGCTGGTGGTCGAGGACAAGCTGGCACCGGCAGCCGTGGAAATCCTTCATATTGAAGACCAGCGCGCCTTTGTGCGCGGCACATTCGAGCAGGGCAGCGTTTTCGTCACCACAGGCGCGCACCGCGTGGTGCCCGGCCAGACCGTCAGCATTCTGGCGCAGAAGGGTTAA
- a CDS encoding TetR/AcrR family transcriptional regulator, with translation MEQSKNAGKRDSYHHGDLRSQLIEATRALVEEKGPDHFSVSEACRRAGVSTAAPYKHFADKSGMLRAVAMEGMVRQREQLLAELQKYEPGTLGRIVGMGRVYVNFAVAEPGVFRLMFGLSEDHGDHSDLVEMGDDTFLVVKKEVARCRGADEVSPQDEHQAFLLWSFVHGLSFLTIDGKLTEKRVTVDLEPLLEDIARRVVTSTMG, from the coding sequence ATGGAACAGAGTAAAAATGCCGGAAAACGAGATAGTTATCATCACGGGGATCTCAGGTCTCAGCTGATTGAAGCCACACGCGCCCTTGTCGAGGAAAAAGGACCGGATCATTTTTCGGTGTCCGAGGCGTGTCGTCGTGCCGGTGTGTCCACGGCGGCTCCCTACAAGCATTTCGCGGATAAAAGCGGTATGCTGCGCGCGGTCGCCATGGAAGGAATGGTGCGCCAGCGCGAACAGCTTCTCGCTGAATTGCAGAAATACGAGCCCGGCACTTTGGGACGCATCGTTGGTATGGGCCGGGTCTATGTCAATTTCGCTGTGGCCGAACCGGGTGTTTTTCGCCTGATGTTTGGCCTGTCCGAAGACCACGGGGATCACAGTGATCTCGTCGAGATGGGTGATGACACGTTTTTGGTCGTCAAAAAAGAAGTGGCGCGGTGCCGTGGGGCGGACGAGGTGTCCCCGCAGGACGAGCATCAGGCGTTTCTGTTGTGGAGCTTCGTGCATGGTCTGTCTTTTTTGACAATTGACGGCAAGCTGACCGAAAAAAGAGTGACTGTGGATCTGGAGCCTCTCCTTGAGGATATCGCCCGGCGTGTCGTGACCTCGACGATGGGGTGA
- a CDS encoding inositol monophosphatase family protein — MNNRSQAAVEIARIGGELALEYYRRLGSLVIEDKGPQDFVSEADKAVETHIRNMIIAAFPDDGIVGEEDAPKPSSTGYTWVIDPIDGTTNFISGIPAWTVVLAVVFEDKTQIGVIFDPVHNEMFVANRGAGATLNGAPMACASDAPITRGTVGTGYSSRISAQASADVVLAILEKGGVFHRNASGALSLAYVASGRLLGYIEEHMNAWDCLAGQLLIAEAGGQIEDQSANQMIAQGGRVIAGGNAVFDDLLKIADTTYK; from the coding sequence GTGAACAACCGAAGTCAGGCAGCCGTTGAAATTGCGCGGATCGGGGGCGAACTGGCGCTGGAGTACTATCGGCGTCTCGGGTCCCTCGTCATCGAAGACAAAGGCCCACAGGATTTTGTGTCTGAGGCTGACAAGGCGGTCGAAACGCACATCCGCAACATGATTATTGCCGCTTTCCCGGACGATGGCATTGTCGGCGAAGAAGACGCGCCAAAACCATCATCGACGGGCTATACATGGGTCATTGACCCGATTGACGGGACCACAAATTTCATCTCCGGCATTCCCGCTTGGACAGTCGTCTTGGCTGTCGTGTTCGAAGACAAAACGCAGATCGGTGTGATTTTTGATCCCGTGCATAACGAGATGTTTGTGGCCAATCGCGGCGCGGGGGCCACTCTGAATGGTGCGCCTATGGCCTGTGCGAGCGACGCGCCGATTACCCGTGGGACCGTTGGCACCGGCTATTCAAGCCGGATTTCCGCGCAGGCCTCTGCCGATGTGGTGCTGGCCATTCTGGAAAAGGGTGGCGTTTTTCACCGCAATGCGTCCGGCGCGCTGTCGCTGGCCTATGTGGCGTCGGGTCGGTTGCTTGGCTACATCGAAGAGCACATGAACGCATGGGATTGTTTGGCCGGCCAGTTGCTGATTGCCGAAGCCGGTGGGCAGATCGAGGATCAAAGTGCTAACCAGATGATTGCACAGGGTGGCCGCGTGATCGCTGGTGGGAATGCTGTTTTCGATGACCTGTTGAAAATTGCCGACACCACGTACAAATAG